In the Roseovarius indicus genome, GCCACCAGTCGAGAATGTGGCGAACCTTTCCACCGACGGCGACGCGCACGAGGTTCGGCAGGGCGGGTTCCCCGTCCGAAATCACCGTGACGGTTTGTTTGTGATCCCAACCGAGAGCCCTCAAGTCCTGGCGAAGCTGGCTGGCAGGTGACAGGACTGCCTGCTGAACAAGGCCGAAGCGGCGGCACTTGTCGTGGCTTTCGATCTTGCCAACCACAACATCGAGGTGTCGCTTCTGGTATTCCGGTCGGCATCGGATATGCGCACCGTCCAGGAAAACCGTCAACGCAGACGCCTCTTCGGCGGCCGAAGGAACTACAGGCTGAGTCTGCTCGCTGTCGCAGATCTCCCGGGAGACTTTGCCCAGACGATTGCGCACCGATGTATTCACCTGCTTCGCGCAAGGCAGGAAGGTTTCCAGGATTCGTGCCGCTTCCCGGAAGGAATGCCGTGCCCCAAGTTCGGCCTGAAGGCGTTGCAGTTCCGGAGTCGACCGGTCCGGAAAAAAATGAGCGAGTGGCGAAAGCGGTCCGCCCAGGACGTCGTCGGATTTTGTATCGCAGGCGCAGCGACGAATGCGCGGCGCCTTGACCTGGAACCTGCCGAAGAGGGTGTCGAGCACCCGAGGCCGATAATCATGTATGGCTCGGACCTCGTCGCAGTCAGGACATATTCTGCTGGCTTCGGAAACTTCCTCGATCTGGTCGAGCAGGATCGCATTCTGTAATTGCCCCAGGATCGTCTTCGCATCTTCGAGTAACAACCCGAACCCCTCAGGCTGCGTGCGTCGAAACGGGCGGGACAAACGGCCGAGAGGATGCCTCTTTGTGGTTCCGTTCTCAAAGGTCGTCTCGACTATAATCCGCACGTCCATGGCAGTTCCCCTCTCAATGAACCACCAACATACACAGACACCCCCAGGTTTTGCCCACTCCCAAATCCAACGAAATCAACGGCTGAGTTTTGCCCTTAAATATGAGATTTTGCCTTTAATTCTGATATTTTTGCCCTTAAACCTGAGACAGGGTTCACAGACATTTGCGGCAAATATCGATGAATGATGATGGCGAAGACTGCGTTGCTGTTGGTGCTGAAGAGGCGCGCAGGGCCGCGGTGCTGCGCCCTCTTGTTCAGGCATATCTCAATGGGACTGGCAGCCTGGAACGTGGCATCAATGACGCCGTTTGGGAGCTTGGTGTCAGCAGGGCGACGGTCTGGCGTTGGATAAAACGGTTGGCGGAAGAGGGTGGGCGCACCAGCGCTCTGGCTCCGCGGAAACGGGGCCGCCCGACCGGGACGATGTTAATATCCAGCAAAGTCGAAGCGGTAATCGAGGAGCACCTTCGCCGCTATTTCTTGCGCCGGGAGCGTTCGAGCTTGTCGCGCGTCGTGACAGAAATCCGCAGCGCTTGCTGGCAGGAGGGCTTGCAACCGCCGACACGGCGAACGGTTCAGCGTCGTCTGGATGCGATGGATGCCCGCGAAGTTGCGAAGGCACGAGAGGGCGCAAAGGCGGCCCGCCAGAAATTTGCGCCGGTCACAGGTGAGAACAAGGCCAGTATGCCACTGGAGATCGTCCAAATTGATCATACACCGGCGGACATCATTCTTGTCGACGGCTTTGAACGCAAACCAATTGGGCGGCCTTGGGTCACGCTGGCGATCGACGTCGCAACGCGGATGGTGACCGGATATTACACCTCTCTCGAGGCACCTTCGCGTCTGTCAGTGGCGCTTTGCCTGACACAGGCGGTGGCCCTCAAGGAGGAACTTCTTGCGGAATTGGCGTGCGATGTTCCTTGGCCGGCACAGGGCAAACCGCACAGCATCCACGTCGATAACGGTCGCGATTTCCGGTCGCGCGCCTTTCGGTCGGCCTGTGCGGATTGGGGGATCGATCTGGTCTATCGACCGCCAGCAAGTCCTCACTTCGGTGGTCACATCGAACGGTTGATCGGCACCATGATGGGGGCCGTTCACCTGTTGCCGGGAACAACGCAATCCTCGATCGCGGCAAAGGGCGACTATGACGCCGAAAGCAAGGCCACGATGACGTTGAGCGAATTCGATCGCTGGTTTGCTCTGGAAATCTGCCGTTACAACAACAGCATTCATTCAAGTCTTGGCTGCACGCCCGTTGCCAAATGGGAGGCGCTCTCAGAGCAAATGACAGGCGACATCCCCTTCGAGATGGAAGCCTTTCAGGTGAGCTTCCTGCCGAGTGAACTGCGCAAGATCAGGCGTGACGGCATCCATCTGTTCCAGATAAGGTACTGGTCCGATGCCCTTGCAGGCCACATTGGGCGCGGGGATGGAAAGGTGGTCGTTCGCTACGATCCTCGCGATATCTCAATGATCTGGGTCGAACTGGACGATGGCCGGTATGTTGAGGCGCGGTACAGAAACCTGGAAATTCCGCCCGTCGGGAGTGGGCAAAACCTGGGGGTGTCTGTGTATGTTGGTGGTTCATTGAGAGGGGAACTGCCATGGACGTGCGGATTATAGTCGAGACGACCTTTGAGAACGGAACCACAAAGAGGCATCCTCTCGGCCGTTTGTCCCGCCCGTTTCGACGCACGCAGCCTGAGGGGTTCGGGTTGTTACTCGAAGATGCGAAGACGATCCTGGGGCAATTACAGAATGCGATCCTGCTCGACCAGATCGAGGAAGTTTCCGAAGCCAGCAGAATATGTCCTGACTGCGACGAGGTCCGAGCCATACATGATTATCGGCCTCGGGTGCTCGACACCCTCTTCGGCAGGTTCCAGGTCAAGGCGCCGCGCATTCGTCGCTGCGCCTGCGATACAAAATCCGACGACGTCCTGGGCGGACCGCTTTCGCCACTCGCTCATTTTTTTCCGGACCGGTCGACTCCGGAACTGCAACGCCTTCAGGCCGAACTTGGGGCACGGCATTCCTTCCGGGAAGCGGCACGAATCCTGGAAACCTTCCTGCCTTGCG is a window encoding:
- a CDS encoding Mu transposase C-terminal domain-containing protein; amino-acid sequence: MNDDGEDCVAVGAEEARRAAVLRPLVQAYLNGTGSLERGINDAVWELGVSRATVWRWIKRLAEEGGRTSALAPRKRGRPTGTMLISSKVEAVIEEHLRRYFLRRERSSLSRVVTEIRSACWQEGLQPPTRRTVQRRLDAMDAREVAKAREGAKAARQKFAPVTGENKASMPLEIVQIDHTPADIILVDGFERKPIGRPWVTLAIDVATRMVTGYYTSLEAPSRLSVALCLTQAVALKEELLAELACDVPWPAQGKPHSIHVDNGRDFRSRAFRSACADWGIDLVYRPPASPHFGGHIERLIGTMMGAVHLLPGTTQSSIAAKGDYDAESKATMTLSEFDRWFALEICRYNNSIHSSLGCTPVAKWEALSEQMTGDIPFEMEAFQVSFLPSELRKIRRDGIHLFQIRYWSDALAGHIGRGDGKVVVRYDPRDISMIWVELDDGRYVEARYRNLEIPPVGSGQNLGVSVYVGGSLRGELPWTCGL
- a CDS encoding ISKra4 family transposase; translated protein: MDVRIIVETTFENGTTKRHPLGRLSRPFRRTQPEGFGLLLEDAKTILGQLQNAILLDQIEEVSEASRICPDCDEVRAIHDYRPRVLDTLFGRFQVKAPRIRRCACDTKSDDVLGGPLSPLAHFFPDRSTPELQRLQAELGARHSFREAARILETFLPCAKQVNTSVRNRLGKVSREICDSEQTQPVVPSAAEEASALTVFLDGAHIRCRPEYQKRHLDVVVGKIESHDKCRRFGLVQQAVLSPASQLRQDLRALGWDHKQTVTVISDGEPALPNLVRVAVGGKVRHILDWWHISMRIQHVENAVKGLLQSRGFSGIPVLFKRPAETLRWYLWHGKVLTATTSLQWLMVDCTRLATDDRVATDAARRVQARCRDLYSYLANNMDSLTDYGRRYRAGLPISSSRAEGCVDDIGNTRMGKRRRMRWSPKGAHRVAVVRAAVLDGRLTGAYQRAA